From a region of the Dunckerocampus dactyliophorus isolate RoL2022-P2 chromosome 20, RoL_Ddac_1.1, whole genome shotgun sequence genome:
- the tpd52 gene encoding tumor protein D52 isoform X2, which translates to MEALEEYRSPFDFEQGVNASYLYLSPACSDTPPSSPAPLSRGHQQQHLLHPVAEVGQDAAMTVGPPSPPLAMTEEERQDLQIELLKVEDEIQTLSQVLAAKERQLADIKRKLGVTPLNELKHNFTKTWQEVTTSSAYKRTSETLSHAGLKATAAFSNVGSAISRKLEDVRNAPSFKSFGEKVETWKSMMSPSASSGDVIGEQESGAPSREPEQEDMPSQETPMH; encoded by the exons ATGGAGGCTCTGGAAGAGTACCGCTCGCCCTTCGACTTCGAGCAAGGCGTCAACGCCAGCTACCTGTACCTGTCCCCCGCCTGCAGCGACACGCCGCCCAGCTCGCCGGCCCCCCTGAGCCGAG GTCACCAGCAGCAGCATCTTCTGCATCCTGTGGCCGAGGTGGGACAGGACGCGGCCATGACGGTGGGCCCCCCGTCGCCTCCCCTCGCCATGACGGAGGAGGAGCGCCAGGATCTACAAATAGAACTGCTGAAG GTGGAGGACGAGATCCAGACGCTGTCCCAGGTGCTGGCGGCCAAGGAGAGACAGCTGGCCGACATCAAGAGGAAGCTGGGAGTGACGCCTCTCAACGAGCTCAAGCACAACTTCACCAAGACCTGGCAGGAGGTCACCACCTCCTCGGC CTACAAGAGGACGTCCGAGACGCTGTCGCACGCCGGCCTCAAGGCCACGGCGGCCTTCTCCAACGTGGGCTCGGCCATCAGCCGCAAGCTGGAGGACGTCAG gaACGCCCCGTCTTTCAAGTCCTTCGGGGAGAAAGTGGAGACATGGAag AGCATGATGAGTCCGTCAGCGTCTAGCGGCGATGTCATCGGCGAGCAAGAGAGCGGCGCTCCCTCCAGGGAGCCTGAACAGGAGGACATGCCCTCCCAGGAAACGCCGATGCACTGA
- the tpd52 gene encoding tumor protein D52 isoform X1: MEALEEYRSPFDFEQGVNASYLYLSPACSDTPPSSPAPLSRGHQQQHLLHPVAEVGQDAAMTVGPPSPPLAMTEEERQDLQIELLKVEDEIQTLSQVLAAKERQLADIKRKLGVTPLNELKHNFTKTWQEVTTSSAYKRTSETLSHAGLKATAAFSNVGSAISRKLEDVSKRSLQHSASMPVMRNAPSFKSFGEKVETWKSMMSPSASSGDVIGEQESGAPSREPEQEDMPSQETPMH; this comes from the exons ATGGAGGCTCTGGAAGAGTACCGCTCGCCCTTCGACTTCGAGCAAGGCGTCAACGCCAGCTACCTGTACCTGTCCCCCGCCTGCAGCGACACGCCGCCCAGCTCGCCGGCCCCCCTGAGCCGAG GTCACCAGCAGCAGCATCTTCTGCATCCTGTGGCCGAGGTGGGACAGGACGCGGCCATGACGGTGGGCCCCCCGTCGCCTCCCCTCGCCATGACGGAGGAGGAGCGCCAGGATCTACAAATAGAACTGCTGAAG GTGGAGGACGAGATCCAGACGCTGTCCCAGGTGCTGGCGGCCAAGGAGAGACAGCTGGCCGACATCAAGAGGAAGCTGGGAGTGACGCCTCTCAACGAGCTCAAGCACAACTTCACCAAGACCTGGCAGGAGGTCACCACCTCCTCGGC CTACAAGAGGACGTCCGAGACGCTGTCGCACGCCGGCCTCAAGGCCACGGCGGCCTTCTCCAACGTGGGCTCGGCCATCAGCCGCAAGCTGGAGGACGTCAG CAAGCGCTCCTTGCAGCACTCTGCTAGCATGCCTGTTATGAG gaACGCCCCGTCTTTCAAGTCCTTCGGGGAGAAAGTGGAGACATGGAag AGCATGATGAGTCCGTCAGCGTCTAGCGGCGATGTCATCGGCGAGCAAGAGAGCGGCGCTCCCTCCAGGGAGCCTGAACAGGAGGACATGCCCTCCCAGGAAACGCCGATGCACTGA
- the tpd52 gene encoding tumor protein D52 isoform X4 produces MEDAETGHQQQHLLHPVAEVGQDAAMTVGPPSPPLAMTEEERQDLQIELLKVEDEIQTLSQVLAAKERQLADIKRKLGVTPLNELKHNFTKTWQEVTTSSAYKRTSETLSHAGLKATAAFSNVGSAISRKLEDVSKRSLQHSASMPVMRNAPSFKSFGEKVETWKSMMSPSASSGDVIGEQESGAPSREPEQEDMPSQETPMH; encoded by the exons ATGGAGGATGCAGAGACAG GTCACCAGCAGCAGCATCTTCTGCATCCTGTGGCCGAGGTGGGACAGGACGCGGCCATGACGGTGGGCCCCCCGTCGCCTCCCCTCGCCATGACGGAGGAGGAGCGCCAGGATCTACAAATAGAACTGCTGAAG GTGGAGGACGAGATCCAGACGCTGTCCCAGGTGCTGGCGGCCAAGGAGAGACAGCTGGCCGACATCAAGAGGAAGCTGGGAGTGACGCCTCTCAACGAGCTCAAGCACAACTTCACCAAGACCTGGCAGGAGGTCACCACCTCCTCGGC CTACAAGAGGACGTCCGAGACGCTGTCGCACGCCGGCCTCAAGGCCACGGCGGCCTTCTCCAACGTGGGCTCGGCCATCAGCCGCAAGCTGGAGGACGTCAG CAAGCGCTCCTTGCAGCACTCTGCTAGCATGCCTGTTATGAG gaACGCCCCGTCTTTCAAGTCCTTCGGGGAGAAAGTGGAGACATGGAag AGCATGATGAGTCCGTCAGCGTCTAGCGGCGATGTCATCGGCGAGCAAGAGAGCGGCGCTCCCTCCAGGGAGCCTGAACAGGAGGACATGCCCTCCCAGGAAACGCCGATGCACTGA
- the tpd52 gene encoding tumor protein D52 isoform X3, with the protein MEALEEYRSPFDFEQGVNASYLYLSPACSDTPPSSPAPLSRGHQQQHLLHPVAEVGQDAAMTVGPPSPPLAMTEEERQDLQIELLKVEDEIQTLSQVLAAKERQLADIKRKLGVTPLNELKHNFTKTWQEVTTSSAYKRTSETLSHAGLKATAAFSNVGSAISRKLEDVR; encoded by the exons ATGGAGGCTCTGGAAGAGTACCGCTCGCCCTTCGACTTCGAGCAAGGCGTCAACGCCAGCTACCTGTACCTGTCCCCCGCCTGCAGCGACACGCCGCCCAGCTCGCCGGCCCCCCTGAGCCGAG GTCACCAGCAGCAGCATCTTCTGCATCCTGTGGCCGAGGTGGGACAGGACGCGGCCATGACGGTGGGCCCCCCGTCGCCTCCCCTCGCCATGACGGAGGAGGAGCGCCAGGATCTACAAATAGAACTGCTGAAG GTGGAGGACGAGATCCAGACGCTGTCCCAGGTGCTGGCGGCCAAGGAGAGACAGCTGGCCGACATCAAGAGGAAGCTGGGAGTGACGCCTCTCAACGAGCTCAAGCACAACTTCACCAAGACCTGGCAGGAGGTCACCACCTCCTCGGC CTACAAGAGGACGTCCGAGACGCTGTCGCACGCCGGCCTCAAGGCCACGGCGGCCTTCTCCAACGTGGGCTCGGCCATCAGCCGCAAGCTGGAGGACGTCAGGTGA